CAGACACATCATCGGGAACTTTTTTATTCATTTCATATAGAATATTCATGATTTTAATCGTAATATAGCTATCTTCTAAATAAAATGCTGTACAACCACTTTCTAATTTATCTTCTATAACATCATAGATATTATTAGCTAATTTATTAACATCAATTATATTCTCTTCTTCATAGATAATATTTTTTTCTTTACAAAATTCTTTATATGCATCGTATTTACGCACTCCCACTTCCCAAATAGTGCTTCTGTCTGTTATAGATACTATATTAGTATGCCCTTCATCATATAAGTAATTATATACCTGTTTGTTGAACTTCTTATAATGAACATATATATTATATCCACCGTAATCTTTGAATCTTTCACCTATATATACAATAGGTTTATATTCATTTATTGCATTTTGAAGATTATTATCTTCATTTCTCTTAGCTAAGATTATAAGACCATCAATCTTATTTTCTCTAAAATATTTGAGATAATCGTGATCATTATTTTTAAATTCGTTACCTTTGGTTAATAATAAATCAAATATCAATAGAAGACTGTAATCTTGTTTACTTATTATTTCTTCAATACCATTAAGAGTTGAAAGTGCTTGCTTGGATTCAAATACAGAAGATGTCTTTCCAGCGACCTTCGGAATAATAACTCCAATAATATGGTTAGATTTACCTTTCAATCCTCTTGCCATTGCATTTGGGTAATAATCTAATTCTTTTATTGCTCTAAAAACCTTATCTCTTGTTTCTGGTTTTACTGAACCATTGTTAAGTACTCTTGATACCGTGCTTTTTGAAACACCTGCTGCTTTTGCTACATCAATAATAGATTTACTCATTTTTTCTCCTTTTTCTGCTTAAGGATTTCTTCAAATTATATATTTGTCATTATATATTTTATCATAATTATTTTCTAAAATCATATATATATTTTTTTGTTTTCTATATAATAAAAAGTTTTTATATGCTATACTTGTTTTGGTGATAATAATGGCAAATACAATTTATGATGTAGCTAATTTAGCAGGAGTTTCAACTGCAACAGTATCACGTGTAATAAATAAAATAGGTAACGTGAGTCCTAAGACAGAAACTAAAGTTAAAAGCGCAATGGAAAAATTAAATTTCACTCCTAATTCTTTAGCACAAAGTTTTGCTACAATGAAGAGTAAAACTATAGGATTTAACATATCCCTTACTGTTAGCGATGAAATGAGAGATTATTATATTGACTCTGATTACTTCACTGAAT
The sequence above is a segment of the Vallitalea longa genome. Coding sequences within it:
- a CDS encoding LacI family DNA-binding transcriptional regulator yields the protein MSKSIIDVAKAAGVSKSTVSRVLNNGSVKPETRDKVFRAIKELDYYPNAMARGLKGKSNHIIGVIIPKVAGKTSSVFESKQALSTLNGIEEIISKQDYSLLLIFDLLLTKGNEFKNNDHDYLKYFRENKIDGLIILAKRNEDNNLQNAINEYKPIVYIGERFKDYGGYNIYVHYKKFNKQVYNYLYDEGHTNIVSITDRSTIWEVGVRKYDAYKEFCKEKNIIYEEENIIDVNKLANNIYDVIEDKLESGCTAFYLEDSYITIKIMNILYEMNKKVPDDVSVISIEHGGNDISAIYPFITTVNIPNYEMGKESAKLLMDILQNRPVNDKEILLKPHMIERKSVKIIEK